A region of Falco peregrinus isolate bFalPer1 chromosome 13, bFalPer1.pri, whole genome shotgun sequence DNA encodes the following proteins:
- the TMEM35A gene encoding novel acetylcholine receptor chaperone yields MASPRTITIVALSVALGLFFVFMGTIKLTPRLSRDAYNEMKRAYKSYVRALPMLKKMGVSSILLRKSIGALEVACGIVMTLVPGRPKDVANFLLLLLVLAVLFFHQLVGDPLKRYAHALVFGILLTCRLLIARQPEEQPPEKRILSVNGDEQPLLHEAAPEKGKMKVS; encoded by the exons ATGGCATCTCCCAGGACTATCACCATTGTCGCCCTCTCGGTGGCCCTGGGgctcttctttgtttttatggGGACCATCAAACTGACCCCTCGGCTCAGCAGAGATGCCTACAATGAGATG AAACGAGCGTACAAAAGCTACGTGCGGGCCCTTCCCATGCTAAAGAAGATGGGAGTCAGCTCCATCCTTCTCCGCAAGAGCATTGGTGCCCTAGAAGTGGCGTGTGGCATTGTCATGACACTGGTGCCTGGTCGCCCCAAAGACGTGGCCaactttctcctcctcctccttgtgctggctgtgctcttTTTCCACCAGCTAGTGGGGGATCCACTCAAGCGTTATGCCCATGCCCTAGTCTTTGGGATCCTGCTTACCTGTCGTCTGCTGATTGCCCGCCAGCCTGAGGAGCAGCCGCCAGAAAAGAGGATCCTGTCAGTGAATGGGGATGAGCAGCCACTCCTCCATGAAGCAGCTcctgaaaaaggcaaaatgaagGTATCCTAG
- the TRMT2B gene encoding tRNA (uracil-5-)-methyltransferase homolog B isoform X1, with the protein MSLSCALRLLRWHLHPWSGLLSCRHCSLLIEKRTAAERKEKKKSRDGCSLPASSWEQRLANVVTPLWRLPYQEQLQVKYESQRKILQTLASRLEELGIDVQKPGGLCCPLQPIVPSPVINGYRNKSTFSVNRGPDGNPKTVGLYVGTGRARNIVCVRANHMENIPAKHKQVAQYYEEFIRCSPLDPCILFHKGGHWRELVVRTTSRGHTMAIITFHPQELGQEALATQKALLKEFFTCGPGRACALTSLYFQESTMTRCSHEQSPFQLLHGEPHIFEEVLGLKFRISPDAFFQVNTGGAEVLYQVVGELSQASGDTILLDICCGTGTIGLSLAHQVSKVIGVEVVEKAIEDARWNAAFNGISNCEFHSGKAEAVLPQLLSSWEDARPLVAVVNPSRAGLHYRVVQAIRNCKSIRRLLYISCKPEGDAMRNFLELCCPPDPGKKLAGEPFAPTLAVPFDMFPHTVHCELVLLFTR; encoded by the exons ATGTCCCTGTCCTGCGCCTTGAGGCTGCTGCGCTGGCATCTCCACCCTTGGAGCGGTCTCCTGAGCTGCCGGCACTGCAGCCTGCTGATTGAGAAGAGGACAGCAGCCGAGcggaaggagaagaaaaagtccAGGGAcggctgcagcctgccagcctCCTCCTGGGAGCAGAG GTTAGCAAATGTGGTGACTCCGCTATGGAGACTTCCCTATcaagagcagctgcag GTGAAGTATGAAAGCCAGAGGAAGATTTTGCAGACACTGGCGTCTCGTCTTGAGGAGCTGGGCATAGATGTGCAGAAACCTGGTGGACTCTGCTGTCCTCTCCAGCCTATAGTCCCTTCA CCCGTCATTAACGGCTACCGAAACAAATCTACTTTCTCTGTGAACCGAGGACCAGATGGGAACCCCAAAACCGTGGGGTTGTATGTGGGAACTGGCAGAG CAAGAAATATTGTCTGTGTGAGAGCCAACCACATGGAGAACATAcctgcaaaacacaaacaagtaGCCCAG tACTATGAGGAGTTCATCCGTTGCTCCCCCCTGGACCCTTGCATCCTCTTCCACAAAGGCGGACACTGGCGGGAGCTCGTGGTACGCACCACCAGCCGTGGCCACACCATGGCTATCATCACCTTCCACCCCCAGGAGCTGGGCCAG GAGGCACTGGCTACTCAGAAAGCACTGCTTAAGGAGTTCTTCACGTGTGGACCTGGAAGAGCCTGTGCCTTGACTTCACTTTATTTCCAAGAGAG CACCATGACACGCTGCTCCCATGAGCAGTCCCCCTTCCAGCTCCTTCATGGAGAACCGCACATCTTTGAAGAAGTGCTTGGCCTGAAGTTTCGCATCTCTCCAGATGCCTTTTTCCAAGTAAACACAGGTGGAGCAGAAGTTCTGTACCAGGTGGTTGGGGAGCTGAGTCAGGCCAGTGGGGACACCATCCTCCTCGACATCTGCTGTGGAACGG GCACAATTGGTCTCTCTCTGGCTCACCAAGTGTCCAAGGTTATTGGTGTTGAGGTGGTGGAGAAGGCAATAGAGGACGCCAGGTGGAATGCAGCATTCAATG GAATTTCAAACTGTGAGTTTCACAGTGGAAAGGCTGAGGCCGTGTTACCACAACTCCTGTCATCGTGGGAGGATGCCCGACCCCTTGTTGCTGTGGTGAACCCATCTCGGGCTGGGCTCC ATTACAGGGTTGTGCAAGCCATCCGAAACTGCAAGTCCATCCGAAGGCTACTCTACATCTCCTGCAAGCCAGAGGGTGATGCCATGAGGAACTTTCTTGA gctgtgctgcccaCCTGACCCAGGGAAGAAGCTGGCAGGAGAGCCATTTGCCCCCACGTTGGCTGTACCTTTTGACATGTTTCCTCATACTGTTCAttgtgagctggtgctgctgttcACCCGCTGA
- the TRMT2B gene encoding tRNA (uracil-5-)-methyltransferase homolog B isoform X2: protein MKQLVEVLCHKYQEASSSGQDHDVVLSRLANVVTPLWRLPYQEQLQVKYESQRKILQTLASRLEELGIDVQKPGGLCCPLQPIVPSPVINGYRNKSTFSVNRGPDGNPKTVGLYVGTGRARNIVCVRANHMENIPAKHKQVAQYYEEFIRCSPLDPCILFHKGGHWRELVVRTTSRGHTMAIITFHPQELGQEALATQKALLKEFFTCGPGRACALTSLYFQESTMTRCSHEQSPFQLLHGEPHIFEEVLGLKFRISPDAFFQVNTGGAEVLYQVVGELSQASGDTILLDICCGTGTIGLSLAHQVSKVIGVEVVEKAIEDARWNAAFNGISNCEFHSGKAEAVLPQLLSSWEDARPLVAVVNPSRAGLHYRVVQAIRNCKSIRRLLYISCKPEGDAMRNFLELCCPPDPGKKLAGEPFAPTLAVPFDMFPHTVHCELVLLFTR from the exons ATGAAGCAGCTGGTGGAGGTATTATGCCATAAGTATCAGGAGGCAAGTAGCTCTGGGCAGGACCATGATGTTGTGCTTTCCAGGTTAGCAAATGTGGTGACTCCGCTATGGAGACTTCCCTATcaagagcagctgcag GTGAAGTATGAAAGCCAGAGGAAGATTTTGCAGACACTGGCGTCTCGTCTTGAGGAGCTGGGCATAGATGTGCAGAAACCTGGTGGACTCTGCTGTCCTCTCCAGCCTATAGTCCCTTCA CCCGTCATTAACGGCTACCGAAACAAATCTACTTTCTCTGTGAACCGAGGACCAGATGGGAACCCCAAAACCGTGGGGTTGTATGTGGGAACTGGCAGAG CAAGAAATATTGTCTGTGTGAGAGCCAACCACATGGAGAACATAcctgcaaaacacaaacaagtaGCCCAG tACTATGAGGAGTTCATCCGTTGCTCCCCCCTGGACCCTTGCATCCTCTTCCACAAAGGCGGACACTGGCGGGAGCTCGTGGTACGCACCACCAGCCGTGGCCACACCATGGCTATCATCACCTTCCACCCCCAGGAGCTGGGCCAG GAGGCACTGGCTACTCAGAAAGCACTGCTTAAGGAGTTCTTCACGTGTGGACCTGGAAGAGCCTGTGCCTTGACTTCACTTTATTTCCAAGAGAG CACCATGACACGCTGCTCCCATGAGCAGTCCCCCTTCCAGCTCCTTCATGGAGAACCGCACATCTTTGAAGAAGTGCTTGGCCTGAAGTTTCGCATCTCTCCAGATGCCTTTTTCCAAGTAAACACAGGTGGAGCAGAAGTTCTGTACCAGGTGGTTGGGGAGCTGAGTCAGGCCAGTGGGGACACCATCCTCCTCGACATCTGCTGTGGAACGG GCACAATTGGTCTCTCTCTGGCTCACCAAGTGTCCAAGGTTATTGGTGTTGAGGTGGTGGAGAAGGCAATAGAGGACGCCAGGTGGAATGCAGCATTCAATG GAATTTCAAACTGTGAGTTTCACAGTGGAAAGGCTGAGGCCGTGTTACCACAACTCCTGTCATCGTGGGAGGATGCCCGACCCCTTGTTGCTGTGGTGAACCCATCTCGGGCTGGGCTCC ATTACAGGGTTGTGCAAGCCATCCGAAACTGCAAGTCCATCCGAAGGCTACTCTACATCTCCTGCAAGCCAGAGGGTGATGCCATGAGGAACTTTCTTGA gctgtgctgcccaCCTGACCCAGGGAAGAAGCTGGCAGGAGAGCCATTTGCCCCCACGTTGGCTGTACCTTTTGACATGTTTCCTCATACTGTTCAttgtgagctggtgctgctgttcACCCGCTGA
- the TRMT2B gene encoding tRNA (uracil-5-)-methyltransferase homolog B isoform X3, with the protein MSLSCALRLLRWHLHPWSGLLSCRHCSLLIEKRTAAERKEKKKSRDGCSLPASSWEQRLANVVTPLWRLPYQEQLQVKYESQRKILQTLASRLEELGIDVQKPGGLCCPLQPIVPSPVINGYRNKSTFSVNRGPDGNPKTVGLYVGTGRARNIVCVRANHMENIPAKHKQVAQYYEEFIRCSPLDPCILFHKGGHWRELVVRTTSRGHTMAIITFHPQELGQEALATQKALLKEFFTCGPGRACALTSLYFQESTMTRCSHEQSPFQLLHGEPHIFEEVLGLKFRISPDAFFQVNTGGAEVLYQVVGELSQASGDTILLDICCGTGTIGLSLAHQVSKVIGVEVVEKAIEDARWNAAFNGISNCEFHSGKAEAVLPQLLSSWEDARPLVAVVNPSRAGLRERICYLFSS; encoded by the exons ATGTCCCTGTCCTGCGCCTTGAGGCTGCTGCGCTGGCATCTCCACCCTTGGAGCGGTCTCCTGAGCTGCCGGCACTGCAGCCTGCTGATTGAGAAGAGGACAGCAGCCGAGcggaaggagaagaaaaagtccAGGGAcggctgcagcctgccagcctCCTCCTGGGAGCAGAG GTTAGCAAATGTGGTGACTCCGCTATGGAGACTTCCCTATcaagagcagctgcag GTGAAGTATGAAAGCCAGAGGAAGATTTTGCAGACACTGGCGTCTCGTCTTGAGGAGCTGGGCATAGATGTGCAGAAACCTGGTGGACTCTGCTGTCCTCTCCAGCCTATAGTCCCTTCA CCCGTCATTAACGGCTACCGAAACAAATCTACTTTCTCTGTGAACCGAGGACCAGATGGGAACCCCAAAACCGTGGGGTTGTATGTGGGAACTGGCAGAG CAAGAAATATTGTCTGTGTGAGAGCCAACCACATGGAGAACATAcctgcaaaacacaaacaagtaGCCCAG tACTATGAGGAGTTCATCCGTTGCTCCCCCCTGGACCCTTGCATCCTCTTCCACAAAGGCGGACACTGGCGGGAGCTCGTGGTACGCACCACCAGCCGTGGCCACACCATGGCTATCATCACCTTCCACCCCCAGGAGCTGGGCCAG GAGGCACTGGCTACTCAGAAAGCACTGCTTAAGGAGTTCTTCACGTGTGGACCTGGAAGAGCCTGTGCCTTGACTTCACTTTATTTCCAAGAGAG CACCATGACACGCTGCTCCCATGAGCAGTCCCCCTTCCAGCTCCTTCATGGAGAACCGCACATCTTTGAAGAAGTGCTTGGCCTGAAGTTTCGCATCTCTCCAGATGCCTTTTTCCAAGTAAACACAGGTGGAGCAGAAGTTCTGTACCAGGTGGTTGGGGAGCTGAGTCAGGCCAGTGGGGACACCATCCTCCTCGACATCTGCTGTGGAACGG GCACAATTGGTCTCTCTCTGGCTCACCAAGTGTCCAAGGTTATTGGTGTTGAGGTGGTGGAGAAGGCAATAGAGGACGCCAGGTGGAATGCAGCATTCAATG GAATTTCAAACTGTGAGTTTCACAGTGGAAAGGCTGAGGCCGTGTTACCACAACTCCTGTCATCGTGGGAGGATGCCCGACCCCTTGTTGCTGTGGTGAACCCATCTCGGGCTGGGCTCCGTGAGAGAAtatgctatttattttcatcttga
- the LOC129785604 gene encoding 40-kDa huntingtin-associated protein-like has product MLAAAGGSGPGGSGPGLGGDGDFLSRYRLVSAKLRRRFLRKPNVAEAAEQFAALARELRAQESLPYAAWCQLAVARCAQSLFHGPAEAAALAEAARLFLRQERDLRQRLGLRGGFGEHVAAAQSCGAFAARLHLERGQPALAAGLCLELAAALRDTGRPARAAAPLQRAAELLAAARLPLEALRCLAERASCLLLGRDYAGALAALTRAQALAGAGLGPGGGGGGAAPGGAFLDVLARCEVSRVLLLLLLQPPPAKLLPEHARTLEQYCWEAAEGGAAPGPGGGGAGGGLPPAASYLPAELFLLLQSAVLACQEKDAEALKVLQAELWPLLSAEQNHLLHLVLQEMLSPAGQGL; this is encoded by the coding sequence atgctggcggcggcgggcggctcgGGCCCCGGCGGCTCCGGGCCGGGCCTCGGCGGGGACGGGGACTTCCTGTCGCGGTACCGGCTGGTGTCGGCCAAGCTGCGGCGGCGGTTCCTGCGGAAGCCGAACGTGGCGGAGGCGGCGGAGCAGTTCGCGGCGCTGGCGCGGGAGCTGCGCGCCCAGGAGAGCCTGCCCTACGCGGCCTGGTGCCAGCTGGCCGTGGCGCGCTGCGCCCAGAGCCTCTTCCACGGCCCCGCCGAGGCGGCCGCCCTGGCCGAGGCGGCGCGGCTCTTCCTGCGCCAGGAGCGGGACCTGCGGCAGCGCCTGGGGCTGCGCGGCGGCTTCGGCGAGCACGTGGCGGcggcgcagagctgcggcgCCTTCGCCGCCCGCCTGCACCTGGAGCGGGGGCAGCCGGCGCTGGCGGCCGGGCTGTGCCTGGAgctggcggcggcgctgcgCGATACGGGCcggcccgcccgcgccgccgcgccccTGCAGCGGGCGGCCGAGCtgctggcggcggcgcggctGCCGCTGGAGGCCCTGCGCTGCCTGGCCGAGCGcgcctcctgcctgctgctgggccGCGACTACGCCGGCGCGCTGGCGGCGCTGACGCGGGCGCAGGCGctggccggggccgggctgggcccaggcggcggcggcggcggggccgcgcccgGCGGCGCCTTCCTGGACGTGCTGGCGCGCTGCGAGGTGTCgcgggtgctgctgctgctgctgctgcagccgccGCCCGCCAAGCTGCTGCCCGAGCACGCCCGGACGCTGGAGCAGTACTGCTGGGAGGCGGCGGAGGGCGGCGCGGCGCCGGGgcctggcggcggcggggcgggtgGTGGGCTGCCGCCGGCAGCGAGCTACCTGCCGGCCgagctcttcctgctgctgcagtcgGCCGTGCTGGCGTGCCAGGAGAAGGACGCGGAGGCGCTGAAGGTGCTGCAGGCCGAGCTCTGGCCGCTGCTCAGCGCCGAGCAGAACCACCTGCTGCacctggtgctgcaggagatgctcagCCCCGCCGGGCAGGGGCTCTGA